Proteins from a single region of Candidatus Binatia bacterium:
- the metG gene encoding methionine--tRNA ligase, producing the protein MQRAYYVTTPIYYISGEPHIGHAYTTIVADVLARTARTFRPTFFLTGTDEHGQKVANAAAAAGKTPQEWCDELVPRWKALFAEYEIAYDDFIRTTEARHVEKVQRVFELLRERGDVYLGKYEGWYCVYDETFWLESKLVDGRCPTCGREVQWISEDDWFFRLSAYRDRLLEHFERHPEWVRPRSIYNEMMSILAEGLDDLSISRTNVQWGIPIAGGGVIYVWLDALLNYITAIGWSQDDARFHALWPAQTQLVGKEIARFHTIIWPALLWAIGEAAPELVFAHGWITIDGAKMSKSLGNAADPFALARRFGPGSIRYFLLREAPFGSDFSYSEEKIAQRHNSDLANDLGNLLRRTLSMLSRYRDGCVPQSMVESEVGARFAQLPASVRAQILDLRFREALESVWELVTALNRAIDERKPWVLYKEGRTDELDATLYDLCEGLRWLAILLHPVMPERMSEMWRQLGSPGRIDEDWTSSLVWGKLAPNTQTSPGASLFPKIDLAAQS; encoded by the coding sequence ATGCAACGTGCCTACTACGTCACGACGCCGATCTATTACATCAGCGGGGAGCCGCACATCGGCCACGCCTACACGACGATCGTCGCCGACGTGCTCGCGCGGACGGCGCGCACGTTCCGGCCGACCTTCTTCCTTACCGGGACCGACGAACACGGACAGAAGGTCGCAAACGCCGCGGCAGCCGCCGGCAAGACGCCGCAGGAATGGTGCGACGAGCTGGTGCCGCGCTGGAAGGCGCTCTTCGCGGAGTACGAGATCGCCTACGACGACTTCATCCGGACCACCGAAGCGCGACACGTCGAGAAGGTCCAGCGCGTGTTCGAACTGTTGCGCGAGCGCGGCGACGTCTATCTCGGTAAGTACGAGGGCTGGTACTGCGTCTACGACGAGACCTTCTGGCTCGAGTCGAAACTGGTCGACGGGCGCTGCCCGACGTGCGGGCGCGAGGTGCAGTGGATATCGGAGGACGACTGGTTCTTCCGGCTGTCGGCGTATCGCGACCGTCTGCTTGAACACTTCGAGCGCCATCCGGAGTGGGTTCGGCCGCGCAGCATCTACAACGAGATGATGTCAATCCTGGCCGAAGGGCTCGACGATCTGTCCATCTCGAGGACGAACGTGCAGTGGGGCATACCGATCGCGGGCGGCGGCGTCATCTACGTCTGGCTCGATGCATTGCTCAACTACATCACGGCGATCGGGTGGAGCCAGGACGACGCGCGTTTCCACGCGCTGTGGCCGGCGCAGACGCAGCTCGTCGGAAAGGAGATCGCGCGTTTCCATACGATCATCTGGCCCGCGCTCCTCTGGGCGATTGGCGAGGCGGCTCCGGAGCTCGTCTTCGCCCACGGCTGGATCACCATCGACGGAGCAAAGATGAGCAAGAGCCTCGGCAATGCGGCCGATCCGTTCGCGCTCGCACGGCGCTTTGGACCGGGCTCGATTCGCTACTTCCTGCTGCGGGAGGCTCCGTTCGGCAGCGACTTCTCGTACTCCGAGGAGAAGATCGCGCAGCGCCACAACAGCGATCTCGCCAACGACCTGGGAAATCTGCTGCGGCGCACGCTCTCGATGCTGTCTCGCTATCGCGACGGCTGCGTTCCTCAGTCGATGGTCGAGAGCGAGGTCGGCGCGCGCTTCGCGCAGCTCCCTGCAAGCGTCCGGGCGCAGATCCTCGATCTGCGCTTCCGCGAGGCGCTCGAGTCCGTCTGGGAACTCGTCACGGCGCTCAACCGCGCCATCGACGAACGCAAGCCTTGGGTCCTGTACAAGGAAGGGCGAACCGATGAGCTGGACGCGACGCTGTACGACTTGTGCGAGGGGCTTCGCTGGCTCGCGATCCTGCTCCATCCGGTAATGCCGGAGCGGATGAGCGAGATGTGGCGGCAGCTCGGCAGCCCGGGCCGCATCGACGAGGATTGGACTTCATCGCTCGTGTGGGGCAAGCTCGCGCCGAACACGCAAACGTCGCCCGGCGCGTCGCTCTTTCCGAAGATCGACCTCGCAGCGCAGTCGTGA
- a CDS encoding TatD family hydrolase, with translation MIDTHCHIHDRQFDADRDTVVERAREAGVSAMLTIGEDLADSARAIAVATQYGIAAAAGIHPHEARNAPAELAGPLRALLEDPRVVAVGETGLDYYYDHSPRDAQARVLRAQLAVAREAALPVVFHQRDAFDDFTAVLRDEWTSGMRGVVHCFTGSAAQALTYAGEFGLLLGIGGVVTFPNAEPLREAVRAVGLGNVVLETDCPYLAPAPMRGQRNEPAFVTHTAARVAALLRVPPAEVGARTDDNARRLFGPRLDR, from the coding sequence GTGATCGACACGCACTGCCACATCCACGATCGCCAGTTCGATGCCGATCGTGACACGGTCGTCGAGCGCGCGCGCGAGGCGGGCGTCTCGGCGATGCTCACGATCGGCGAGGATCTCGCGGACAGCGCCCGCGCGATCGCCGTCGCCACGCAGTACGGCATCGCCGCGGCCGCCGGCATCCATCCACACGAGGCGCGTAACGCTCCGGCGGAGCTGGCCGGCCCGCTGCGCGCGCTGCTGGAAGACCCGCGCGTCGTCGCCGTCGGCGAGACGGGGCTGGATTATTACTACGACCACAGCCCACGCGATGCGCAGGCGCGCGTGCTCCGCGCGCAACTCGCCGTCGCCAGGGAAGCCGCGCTTCCGGTCGTGTTTCACCAGCGCGACGCCTTCGACGACTTCACCGCGGTACTGCGCGACGAGTGGACGAGCGGAATGCGCGGCGTCGTTCACTGTTTCACGGGTTCGGCGGCTCAGGCGTTGACGTACGCCGGCGAGTTCGGCCTGCTACTGGGAATCGGCGGCGTCGTGACTTTCCCCAACGCCGAGCCGCTGCGCGAGGCCGTGCGCGCCGTCGGCCTCGGCAACGTCGTGCTCGAGACCGACTGCCCGTATCTCGCGCCGGCACCCATGCGCGGCCAGCGCAACGAACCCGCGTTCGTCACCCACACCGCCGCGCGGGTCGCCGCGCTGCTGCGCGTGCCTCCGGCCGAAGTGGGCGCGCGCACCGACGACAATGCGCGCAGGTTATTCGGCCCTCGCTTAGACCGCTAG
- a CDS encoding serine hydrolase — translation MLALAGVWAATQAPPAVVNQWIQPANDPWPRYAIALRPIDETMHYFLVVSASADGTLRAFVRNPEANVGAFIGTRTLLADGAALRLQATGKRDVAGRVNADGTLTLDLQGTGSGVVFHRPTADELRWFFPRDTATWVYRKPLAGADGWTVGTPAQVGLRLQPIAAAVQSIVSLRSPELASPYVQSLAIVRHGRLVLDEYFYGFDADRPHDVRSAGKSVTTLLVGRAIADTARFTPQTPVLSFLPQYAPLVNADARKKRMTVENLMTMSSGLACDDNDDASPGNEDTMQSQSTEPDWYKYTLDLPMQSEPGTRAVYCSAGINLLGAIVSRATSVPIEQYFYERFALPMQFQQYGMWLMPPPTNAAYMGGGDYFRPRDFMKFGQLFLSHGLWDGRRVMDNAWLRASAAQRTIMNEDAFGEGDRYGYGWHLGTLTVNGRAYRFILAGGNGGQQLVILPQLDMLVMITAGNYNQYRVWKNFLGEFAGAAIRSAV, via the coding sequence ATGCTCGCGCTCGCCGGAGTCTGGGCGGCCACGCAGGCGCCGCCGGCCGTCGTCAACCAGTGGATTCAGCCCGCGAACGATCCGTGGCCGCGCTACGCGATCGCCCTGCGGCCCATCGACGAGACGATGCACTACTTCCTCGTGGTCAGCGCCTCCGCCGACGGGACGCTCAGAGCGTTCGTTCGTAATCCCGAGGCCAACGTGGGGGCGTTCATCGGAACGCGGACGCTGCTCGCGGACGGCGCAGCTCTGCGTCTTCAGGCGACCGGCAAGCGCGACGTCGCCGGCCGTGTCAACGCTGACGGGACGCTAACGCTCGACCTTCAGGGTACGGGGAGCGGCGTCGTGTTCCACCGCCCGACGGCCGACGAGCTGCGATGGTTTTTCCCGCGCGACACGGCGACGTGGGTCTATCGAAAGCCACTCGCGGGCGCCGACGGCTGGACGGTCGGTACGCCGGCGCAAGTCGGGCTGCGCCTGCAGCCGATCGCGGCCGCGGTCCAGAGCATCGTCTCGCTGCGCAGCCCGGAGCTCGCGTCGCCCTACGTTCAGAGCCTCGCGATCGTTCGCCACGGCCGGCTCGTCCTGGACGAATACTTCTACGGATTCGACGCGGATCGCCCACACGACGTGCGTTCCGCGGGCAAGAGCGTGACGACGCTGCTGGTCGGCCGTGCGATCGCCGACACCGCGCGCTTTACGCCGCAGACGCCCGTGCTCTCGTTTCTTCCACAGTATGCTCCGCTTGTCAACGCCGACGCGCGCAAGAAACGGATGACCGTCGAGAACCTCATGACGATGTCCTCGGGTCTGGCGTGCGACGACAATGACGACGCGTCGCCGGGCAACGAGGACACGATGCAGAGCCAGAGCACGGAGCCGGACTGGTACAAGTACACGCTCGACCTACCGATGCAGTCCGAGCCCGGCACGCGTGCGGTATACTGCAGCGCCGGCATCAACTTGCTCGGCGCAATCGTCTCACGCGCGACCAGCGTACCAATCGAGCAGTATTTCTACGAGCGCTTCGCCTTGCCAATGCAGTTCCAGCAGTACGGGATGTGGCTGATGCCTCCGCCGACGAACGCCGCGTACATGGGCGGCGGCGACTATTTTCGGCCGCGCGACTTCATGAAGTTCGGTCAGCTCTTCCTGAGCCACGGCCTCTGGGACGGGCGCCGCGTCATGGACAACGCGTGGCTGCGCGCCTCAGCCGCGCAGCGCACGATCATGAACGAGGATGCCTTCGGGGAAGGCGATCGCTACGGCTACGGCTGGCACCTCGGCACGCTGACCGTCAACGGGCGCGCCTACCGTTTCATCCTCGCCGGAGGCAACGGCGGCCAGCAGCTCGTGATCCTGCCGCAGCTCGACATGCTCGTAATGATCACCGCCGGAAACTACAACCAGTATCGCGTGTGGAAGAATTTTCTCGGTGAGTTCGCCGGCGCAGCGATCCGCAGCGCAGTCTAG
- the ubiE gene encoding bifunctional demethylmenaquinone methyltransferase/2-methoxy-6-polyprenyl-1,4-benzoquinol methylase UbiE — translation MTAAPIHDRSETSSKGGFVREMFASIAPRYDLANRVLTAGLDERWRRHAIALLAPQPDARILDCCCGTGDLVFHLLRVQPSLDVTGIDFCAPMLERAQRRAQSARRVGKFVQGDVMAMPFADGAFDGATMGFSLRNVVDVDDTLREILRVLRPGGRFVNLDVSKAPNRAFKRAFDLYFYRIVPLIGGIVGGSRMAYSYLPNSLTHHPNAPELRERFARAGFADAGFLPLMGGTIAVHYGTKP, via the coding sequence ATGACTGCGGCGCCGATACACGATAGATCCGAAACGTCGAGCAAGGGTGGGTTCGTCCGCGAGATGTTCGCATCCATCGCGCCGCGCTACGACCTGGCCAACCGCGTGCTGACCGCTGGCCTGGACGAGCGCTGGCGGCGGCACGCGATCGCGTTGCTCGCGCCGCAGCCGGATGCGCGAATCCTCGACTGCTGCTGCGGCACGGGCGACCTGGTCTTTCATCTCCTGCGGGTCCAGCCGTCGCTCGACGTGACGGGGATCGACTTCTGCGCGCCGATGCTCGAGCGGGCACAGCGGCGCGCGCAATCCGCTCGGCGCGTCGGCAAGTTCGTCCAGGGCGACGTGATGGCGATGCCCTTCGCCGATGGCGCGTTCGATGGCGCCACGATGGGATTCTCGTTGCGCAACGTCGTCGACGTCGACGACACACTGCGCGAGATCTTGCGCGTGCTACGTCCCGGAGGCCGCTTCGTCAACCTCGACGTGAGCAAGGCCCCGAACCGTGCGTTCAAGCGCGCCTTCGATCTCTATTTTTATCGCATCGTTCCGCTCATCGGCGGAATCGTCGGCGGCTCGCGGATGGCCTACTCTTATCTGCCGAACTCGCTCACGCATCATCCAAACGCCCCCGAGCTGCGAGAGCGCTTCGCCCGCGCCGGCTTCGCCGACGCGGGCTTCCTGCCGCTCATGGGCGGCACGATCGCCGTTCACTACGGAACGAAACCGTGA
- a CDS encoding polyprenyl synthetase family protein, giving the protein MDSARATYDDLHSAVERFFSATFSTDNPVITEAIKRMLAAGGKRLRPRITLLAAEACGGNYADHLHLAAYMELIHVATLIHDDVVDNARTRRGVNATAVDYGNRVSVLAGDYLFAWIFKNVTLNYPHPIPNLLSATLADICDGEVLQLQALGNLDLPIETYVEIARKKTASLFAASAACGAIMGGGGPRETAALREFGEAFGIAFQMRDDLLDVIADERSLGKPAANDLTERKTTLPLIAALASGNGNFRSQVRRFYDTGANDAIPAIVEAIGREGGLASTRAQIGRFVDRAKTALEPIDASAAKMELVKLTEALAS; this is encoded by the coding sequence GTGGATTCGGCGCGTGCGACCTACGACGACCTGCACTCGGCGGTCGAACGGTTTTTCAGCGCGACGTTTTCCACGGACAACCCGGTCATCACCGAGGCGATCAAACGCATGCTGGCGGCGGGCGGAAAGCGGTTGCGGCCGCGCATCACACTGCTGGCCGCCGAAGCGTGCGGCGGCAACTACGCGGATCACCTGCATCTCGCGGCCTACATGGAGCTCATTCACGTAGCGACCCTGATTCACGACGACGTCGTCGACAACGCACGGACGCGACGCGGCGTCAACGCCACGGCGGTTGACTACGGAAACCGCGTGAGCGTGCTCGCGGGCGACTATCTCTTCGCCTGGATCTTCAAGAACGTCACGTTGAACTACCCGCACCCGATCCCCAACTTGCTCTCGGCGACGCTGGCGGACATCTGCGACGGCGAGGTGCTGCAGTTGCAGGCGCTGGGAAATCTCGACCTTCCGATCGAGACGTACGTCGAGATCGCGCGCAAGAAGACGGCGTCGCTCTTCGCCGCTTCCGCGGCGTGCGGGGCCATCATGGGTGGCGGCGGACCGCGCGAAACGGCGGCGCTGCGCGAGTTCGGCGAAGCCTTCGGCATCGCGTTCCAGATGCGCGACGACCTGCTGGACGTCATCGCCGACGAACGCTCGCTCGGCAAACCGGCGGCGAACGATCTGACCGAACGCAAGACGACCCTGCCCCTGATCGCCGCGCTCGCCTCGGGCAACGGGAACTTTCGCTCGCAGGTTCGGCGTTTCTACGACACCGGCGCCAACGACGCGATTCCCGCGATCGTCGAAGCAATCGGGCGAGAGGGCGGCCTGGCATCGACGCGCGCGCAGATCGGTCGCTTCGTCGACCGCGCCAAGACGGCCTTAGAGCCGATTGACGCGAGCGCGGCGAAGATGGAGCTTGTGAAACTCACGGAGGCCCTTGCATCATGA
- a CDS encoding twin-arginine translocase TatA/TatE family subunit has translation MTVHPLLAIIDAPIIIGILIVGALLFGAEKLPKLARSAGQAKKEFLAGQAEADEAAAKAREQARQRAETSNADVMNNVQVGSISGEAVPPPTPDRGTPSS, from the coding sequence ATGACCGTACACCCGCTTCTCGCAATCATCGACGCGCCGATCATCATCGGCATCCTGATCGTCGGTGCGCTGCTTTTCGGAGCGGAAAAACTTCCGAAGCTCGCGCGCAGCGCCGGGCAGGCCAAGAAAGAGTTCCTGGCCGGACAGGCCGAGGCCGACGAGGCCGCGGCCAAGGCGCGCGAACAGGCGCGTCAGCGAGCCGAGACGTCAAACGCCGACGTGATGAATAACGTCCAGGTCGGCTCGATCTCGGGCGAAGCCGTTCCGCCCCCTACCCCAGACCGGGGCACGCCGAGCTCGTAG
- the tatC gene encoding twin-arginine translocase subunit TatC, whose translation MLAQRPPRGTGEAPWDQKEMPFTEHLRELRNRLLIAIATVGIIAVLLFWPSQFVIRWMMREYFGGIQLHAFGPADVIFTEFKFSVVGGIIIGLPVLMQQLWLFVVPAIHPRTRRMVYAFILPSFALALLGIAFAHFVVIPRVIAALIHITDAVATPTFGVASTLNFVIVLFALFAIAFQTPIVLVGLARLGIVSSSSLMRYRRHALFGFFVAGGIAAPDGNPLTMALLAIPMYALYELSIWLILPLERRWSFDRLEPSS comes from the coding sequence ATGTTGGCGCAACGCCCGCCGCGCGGAACCGGCGAGGCGCCCTGGGATCAGAAGGAGATGCCGTTCACGGAGCACCTGCGGGAGCTCCGTAACCGTCTGCTTATCGCCATCGCGACCGTCGGCATCATCGCCGTGCTGCTGTTCTGGCCGTCGCAGTTCGTGATCCGCTGGATGATGCGGGAATATTTCGGCGGCATCCAGCTGCACGCGTTCGGCCCCGCCGACGTCATCTTCACGGAGTTCAAATTCTCCGTCGTCGGCGGGATCATCATCGGCCTGCCGGTGCTGATGCAGCAGTTGTGGCTCTTCGTCGTGCCGGCGATCCATCCGCGCACGCGCCGCATGGTCTACGCGTTCATCCTTCCGTCTTTCGCGTTGGCCCTGCTCGGCATCGCGTTCGCGCACTTCGTCGTGATCCCGCGAGTGATCGCCGCGCTCATCCACATCACAGACGCCGTCGCGACACCCACCTTCGGTGTCGCTTCGACGCTGAATTTCGTCATCGTGCTGTTCGCGCTCTTCGCGATCGCCTTTCAGACCCCAATCGTGCTGGTGGGGCTCGCGCGGCTCGGCATCGTCAGCTCGAGCTCGCTGATGCGGTACCGGCGTCACGCGCTCTTCGGCTTCTTCGTGGCGGGCGGCATCGCTGCGCCCGACGGCAATCCGCTCACGATGGCGCTCCTCGCGATTCCGATGTACGCGCTCTACGAGCTCTCGATCTGGCTGATTCTGCCGCTCGAGCGGCGCTGGTCTTTCGATAGGCTAGAGCCGAGTTCGTGA
- a CDS encoding cytochrome c biogenesis protein ResB: protein MTAALRNAYADFVRTFGNVLFAVSLFVVWGVLTLIGVVVDQGQDPGSYLQAYAAPIARAIVRLNFDNIYHSPWYVGVIGLILLSLAVCTFKRVIPARLPPLRPVSVEKIPLHATFDVDGAAGDVRRRLEDFFASRGWRIRERTFGGVEWSFADKHDWARRGVLVAHAGFVIIAAGTTLYWARGFSGEMAILKGETAQVAQTHALIRLDDFQYRIAPIMTKSGMVYQPVDYVSRVTVTGNDGVPKAMMVRVNHPIDVDGTLYYQASYGFGMRFLVTRNGRRDATLSGRTYAEGESFDVPGSQRTVLYDRFAPTVDKQSGMPTADPRVNDPAVVLGVSQAGTALGQALVPLRTWIDLGDGWRVVPERYVLYSGFQYRNDPGVPLVGIGAFVLLAGLMISFYLLPARIYLRVDEAGPHRSRVGAAATTVKGYDVFQGEFSRLMLSLKASCPPTKP from the coding sequence GTGACCGCAGCACTGCGCAACGCGTACGCCGACTTCGTGCGCACCTTCGGCAACGTGCTGTTCGCCGTTTCGCTGTTCGTCGTCTGGGGCGTTCTCACGCTGATCGGCGTCGTCGTGGATCAGGGCCAAGACCCAGGTTCGTACCTACAAGCCTACGCGGCACCGATCGCGCGGGCGATCGTTCGTCTCAACTTCGACAACATCTATCACTCGCCGTGGTACGTAGGCGTCATCGGCCTGATCTTGCTCTCGCTCGCGGTCTGCACTTTCAAACGCGTCATCCCCGCGCGGCTCCCGCCTCTGCGGCCCGTCAGCGTGGAGAAGATCCCATTGCACGCGACGTTCGATGTGGACGGCGCCGCCGGCGACGTTCGGCGCCGCCTCGAGGATTTCTTCGCATCGCGCGGCTGGCGGATTCGCGAGCGCACGTTCGGCGGCGTCGAATGGAGCTTCGCCGACAAGCACGATTGGGCGCGCCGCGGTGTCTTGGTCGCGCACGCCGGTTTCGTCATCATCGCCGCCGGCACGACGCTGTACTGGGCACGCGGCTTTTCGGGTGAGATGGCGATCCTGAAGGGCGAAACGGCGCAGGTCGCGCAGACGCACGCACTGATTCGGCTGGACGACTTCCAATATCGGATCGCGCCGATTATGACGAAGAGCGGGATGGTGTATCAGCCGGTCGACTACGTGTCGCGCGTCACGGTCACCGGCAACGACGGCGTCCCGAAGGCAATGATGGTTCGCGTGAACCACCCGATCGACGTCGACGGGACGCTCTACTACCAGGCCAGTTACGGCTTTGGCATGCGCTTTCTCGTCACGAGAAACGGGAGGCGCGACGCCACGCTGTCGGGCCGCACGTACGCCGAGGGGGAATCGTTCGACGTGCCGGGGTCGCAGCGCACGGTGCTCTACGACCGGTTCGCGCCGACGGTCGACAAGCAGAGCGGGATGCCCACTGCAGACCCGCGCGTGAACGACCCCGCCGTGGTACTCGGCGTCTCGCAGGCGGGCACCGCGCTCGGCCAGGCGCTGGTGCCGTTGCGCACGTGGATCGATCTCGGCGACGGCTGGCGCGTCGTCCCCGAGCGCTACGTGCTGTACAGCGGGTTTCAATATCGCAACGACCCCGGCGTTCCGCTCGTGGGGATCGGCGCGTTCGTGCTGCTCGCGGGCCTTATGATCTCGTTTTACCTCTTGCCCGCTCGGATCTATCTGCGGGTGGACGAGGCCGGCCCGCACCGCTCGCGCGTCGGCGCGGCCGCGACGACCGTCAAAGGATACGACGTTTTCCAGGGCGAGTTTTCACGGTTGATGCTATCGTTGAAGGCGTCATGCCCGCCGACGAAGCCCTAA
- the ccsB gene encoding c-type cytochrome biogenesis protein CcsB, which translates to MPADEALIAVALGAYTLGALALLIYFFSRVTWLRDVGIPLAILGCAAQFVQLAVRFELTHVWPLLNLYGSLSLFSAMSVAIYIGFAFRYRLWFAGGFVLALAAIFLAYGVTWYEGTMPPVPSLQSYWAKIHVPIVVSSYAAFLVAFVFSCIYLLKYYAAPARPGSPVAAWLAALPSLPQLDVIVYRAVAIGLPLISIGIITGAMWAKEAWGAYWQWDPKETAALFSWIIYLAYMHLHTRHAWRGLRTSWVSVIGFVSIIFCYLGVNIWISGLHSYKV; encoded by the coding sequence ATGCCCGCCGACGAAGCCCTAATCGCGGTTGCGCTCGGAGCGTACACGCTCGGCGCGCTCGCGTTGCTGATCTACTTCTTCTCGCGCGTGACCTGGCTGCGCGACGTCGGAATTCCCCTCGCGATCCTCGGCTGCGCCGCGCAGTTCGTCCAGCTGGCCGTCCGTTTCGAGCTGACGCACGTGTGGCCGCTGCTGAACCTGTATGGTTCGCTCTCGCTGTTTTCGGCGATGTCCGTCGCGATCTACATCGGATTCGCGTTTCGCTATCGCCTCTGGTTCGCGGGCGGATTCGTACTGGCTCTGGCCGCGATCTTCCTCGCCTACGGTGTCACCTGGTACGAGGGGACTATGCCGCCGGTGCCCTCGCTGCAGTCGTACTGGGCGAAGATCCACGTGCCGATCGTCGTGTCGTCGTACGCCGCGTTTCTCGTAGCGTTCGTCTTCTCGTGCATCTATCTGCTCAAGTATTACGCCGCGCCGGCCCGCCCGGGCAGCCCCGTCGCCGCATGGCTCGCCGCGCTTCCGAGCCTGCCGCAGCTCGACGTCATCGTGTATCGCGCGGTCGCGATCGGCCTGCCGCTGATCTCCATCGGCATCATCACGGGCGCGATGTGGGCGAAGGAGGCATGGGGCGCCTATTGGCAGTGGGATCCGAAGGAAACGGCGGCGCTGTTCTCGTGGATCATCTACCTCGCGTATATGCACCTGCACACGCGACACGCCTGGCGCGGCCTGCGCACGAGCTGGGTTAGCGTCATCGGCTTTGTCTCCATCATTTTCTGCTATCTCGGCGTCAACATCTGGATTTCGGGCCTGCACAGCTACAAGGTCTGA
- a CDS encoding ubiquinol-cytochrome c reductase iron-sulfur subunit, translating into MSDLNAGATHGTAGTPLTAHDAPADPLEVSRRTFMANATIAIGGIVGVVLAIPIIGSLLPPKSSSAGSWSPLSKQELDALQKATDKPVKLTFTLKYTDAYLPEQSAPEYCWGIKVDPAKFQAARPDIFNQPGGKANVDYPVVNMGFVVFSPICPHLGCYYNWSDAQNKFMCPCHGSQYTFDGTHVAGPAPRGLDPLPLREQNGAAEVTWIIYQSNTPQRIVVSYQA; encoded by the coding sequence TTGTCTGATTTGAACGCGGGCGCCACCCATGGCACTGCCGGTACGCCGTTGACTGCGCACGACGCCCCGGCCGATCCACTGGAGGTCAGCCGGCGCACCTTCATGGCGAACGCCACGATCGCGATCGGCGGCATCGTCGGCGTGGTGCTGGCCATACCGATCATCGGTTCGCTGCTCCCGCCGAAAAGCTCCTCGGCGGGCAGCTGGTCGCCGCTCTCCAAGCAAGAGTTGGACGCGCTGCAAAAGGCGACCGACAAGCCCGTCAAGCTCACGTTCACGCTGAAATACACCGACGCGTACCTTCCCGAGCAATCCGCGCCCGAGTACTGTTGGGGCATCAAGGTGGATCCAGCGAAATTCCAGGCGGCGCGTCCCGACATCTTCAACCAGCCCGGCGGCAAAGCCAACGTGGACTATCCGGTCGTCAACATGGGTTTCGTGGTGTTCAGCCCGATCTGCCCGCACCTCGGCTGCTACTACAACTGGAGCGACGCGCAAAACAAGTTCATGTGCCCGTGCCACGGCTCGCAGTACACATTCGACGGCACGCACGTCGCCGGACCGGCGCCGCGCGGCCTCGATCCGCTGCCGCTGCGCGAGCAGAACGGCGCCGCGGAGGTAACGTGGATCATCTACCAGTCGAACACGCCTCAGCGCATCGTCGTCTCCTATCAGGCATAG